A DNA window from Phragmites australis chromosome 11, lpPhrAust1.1, whole genome shotgun sequence contains the following coding sequences:
- the LOC133884752 gene encoding pathogen-associated molecular patterns-induced protein A70-like, with the protein MDSADAMPSGAFGAWSSVRSFFTPAMLFLVVNLVIGTIALTSRATHKRLRRDHQHDAGHNHHLQEPLHPHQQEYHYYQQQPQYATPPEPAPAPLARTSSVLDRLRSFGLYRFRPGDFPPEYGAGAAGENHAQDVFSPVEEETTKQAHCTTSQSEPAPAREAKRPATRMKKSGSEVRKAPVARAPARVIEEVAEDEAVDARTEDFIDNFRRGPEEYYQEKYVRPAAPAPLARTSSMLDRLRSLGLYGFLAPEHPAAASAPARDVFAIPADEKKQAHAHCDRSRSEPGWEQGKKEKKQGAEATMAKSSSVARKPASRSPVEEEADKCVDARAEAFIDSFRQQQVHHYEEEYVPPPAPAPLSRTPSVLERLRSFGLYRFRSGDLGPELPVAESTPAADENNRAHYGRSRSEPAREQGKKEARMSKSSSQAAAPITVEEEADEGVDARADDFISKFRQQLQLQRLNSLLNYK; encoded by the coding sequence ATGGACAGCGCCGACGCGATGCCGTCCGGCGCGTTCGGCGCGTGGTCGTCGGTCCGGAGCTTCTTCACCCCGGCGATGCTCTTCCTCGTCGTCAACCTCGTCATCGGCACCATCGCGCTCACCTCCCGCGCCACCCACAAGCGCCTCCGCCGGGACCACCAGCACGACGCCGGCCACAATCATCACCTCCAAGAACCGCTGCACCCGCATCAGCAGGAGTACCACTActaccagcagcagccgcagtACGCGACGCCGCCTGAGCCTGCGCCAGCGCCGCTCGCCCGCACGTCCTCTGTCCTGGACCGGCTCCGGTCCTTCGGCCTCTACCGCTTCCGTCCCGGTGACTTCCCGCCCGAgtacggcgccggcgccgcggggGAGAACCACGCGCAAGATGTGTTCTCTCCGGTGGAAGAAGAGACGACGAAGCAGGCTCACTGCACCACGAGCCAGTCGGAGCCGGCGCCCGCGCGGGAGGCgaagaggccggcgacgaggatgAAGAAGTCGGGCTCGGAGGTTAGGAAGGCGCCGGTCGCACGAGCCCCGGCAAGGGTGATCGAGGAGGTCGCGGAGGACGAGGCCGTGGACGCGAGGACGGAAGACTTCATCGACAATTTCAGGCGGGGACCGGAGGAATACTACCAAGAAAAGTACGTTCGTCCTGCGGCGCCCGCGCCGCTCGCGCGCACGTCGTCTATGCTGGACCGCCTCCGGTCCCTGGGCCTCTACGGCTTTCTCgctcccgagcaccccgccgccgcaTCAGCCCCAGCAAGAGATGTCTTTGCCATCCCGGCGGACGAGAAGAAGCAAGCGCACGCGCACTGTGACAGGAGCCGATCTGAGCCGGGGTGGGAGCAggggaagaaggagaagaagcaggGAGCAGAGGCAACAATGGCCAAGTCGAGCTCGGTGGCGAGGAAGCCCGCCTCTCGGAGCCCagtcgaggaggaggcggacaAGTGCGTCGACGCGAGGGCGGAGGCGTTTATTGATAGTTTCAGGCAGCAGCAAGTGCACCACTACGAAGAAGAATATGTTCCACCTCCGGCGCCCGCACCGCTCTCGCGCACGCCGTCCGTCCTGGAACGGCTCCGCTCCTTCGGCCTCTACCGCTTCCGCTCTGGCGACCTCGGCCCCGAGCTCCCCGTTGCTGAGTCAACCCCGGCCGCGGACGAGAATAATCGTGCGCACTACGGCAGGAGCCGGtcggagccggcgcgggagcaGGGAAAGAAGGAggcaaggatgagcaagtccagCTCGCAGGCCGCGGCTCCGATcacagtggaggaggaggcggacgaGGGCGTGGACGCTCGGGCGGACGACTTCATCAGCAAGTTcaggcagcagctgcagctgcagagGCTCAATTCGCTGCTCAACTACAAGTAG